In a genomic window of Melitaea cinxia chromosome 2, ilMelCinx1.1, whole genome shotgun sequence:
- the LOC123665417 gene encoding probable maleylacetoacetate isomerase 1, translated as MTAIVSESRAVLYGFWLSSCTWRVRATLQLKNIAYVEQPVDIIRERSQLTDEYRAVNPSQKVPALVIDGATLVESMAIIQYLEETRPKPSLLPNTPLLRARMREICETVVSGIQPLQNIGLLSHFHSEDQYKQFTKYWTERGLQTLEELLQKSAGKFCVNDQLSMADVCLVPQLYNAVTRHKLGLDKFPTVSKLYETLLKEKTFSETHPKNIKLKRVSQ; from the exons TCCGAATCTCGAGCTGTCCTGTATGGGTTTTGGCTGTCATCGTGCACGTGGCGCGTTCGTGCAACCTTACAACTGAAGAATATAGCCTATGTAGAGCAGCCGGTGGACATTATCCGCGAACGTTCTCAACTGACTGATGAGTACCGTGCTGTCAACCCCTCGCAAAAGGTTCCCGCCTTAGTCATTG ATGGTGCAACACTTGTAGAGTCAATGGCTATAATCCAATATCTAGAAGAAACTCGTCCGAAGCCTAGTCTTCTGCCAAATACACCTCTATTGAGAGCTCGTATGAGAGAAATTTGTGAA actgtCGTATCTGGCATTCAGCCATTACAGAACATAGGTTTGCTCAGTCATTTCCATTCTGAGGATCAATACAAACAATTTACCAAGTATTGGACAGAACGAGGACTGCAAACCCTTGAGGAATTGCTGCAGAAATCAGCTGGTAAATTCTGTGTTAACGACCAACTTAGTATGGCTGACGTATGTTTGGTGCCACAGCTGTACAATGCTGTTACTAG ACACAAGTTAGGCCTGGACAAGTTCCCAACAGTATCAAAATTGTACGAGAcactattaaaagaaaaaacttttagCGAGACTCACCCGAAGAACATCAAACTCAAAAGAGTGAgccaatga